The genomic DNA CCCGCCAGCGTAAGCGACTGGCGTTCGGCATCGAACAGCATGATGGAGACCAGCGCCCCTGGGAGCAGCTGTTCGCCCATCCGACTGATTGCGGCCAAGGTGGTTTCGAGAGGCGCATGCCGCGCAATCAAGTCCTGAATCCGCTGCTGGGCCTCAAGTTGTGCACGGACGTCGGCCACCGGTAAGTGCCCACCCTCGCGCTTTGGGGATAAAGACGGGTCACCTACCATGGTTACAGCGAGACCGGGCCCACCGCATGAGCCTTCAGGTCTTTCAGCGAGGCGACTTGCAGGGCGGATTCGTGCGTGGCCTCGAGGATGACCGGCGGGGCACAGCCCGCATGGCAGGCCTCAGACCAACGTGCCGCACACAGACACCAGCGATCACCGGCCTGCAGCCCGGGAAACCCGAACTCCGGGCGCGGTGTCTGCAGGTCGTTACCCCGTCGAGCGGAAAAGGCCAGGAAATCGTCCGTGACCAGGGCACAAACAACGTGCAGTCCGGCATCCGTGGCGTCGGTATGGCAGTAACCGTCGCGAAAATACCCCGTCATGGGATCACGACAACAGGATTGCAGGGGCGTACCCAGCACATTCACCGCGTCACTGCTCATGCTGCACCTCGGGTTGCCATTACCGCCAGTCGGCGTCAGCCCACACACTAACGCCCTTCGAGCATGGTAGCCCAGTCGCAGCGAACTTGTCTCAGGTTGGGCGAAGGGTTCAGCCGTTACCGGTCATGCCCGTGCGCGACCGGACTGCCTGCCCCTCCCTTGGCGTCGGACTGCAACTGCCCGACCAGCTGCGGGAAAATCTTGTCCGCTGCCGCTTCCGACCAGGGCTTGCGGTATTGCTTCCGGACACCATGGTCGGTGAGCAACTCATGCCAGGTCGGTTGAATGCCGTGGCGGGCCAGGCTGTGCCGCACACACTGAAGCTGGCAACCATCGAGCGCGAGGATCGGCCGCCCGGACTTGGCCTTTTTCACCAGGGACGGGACATCGCCCCCGACCCCGGCGATGCAGGACATCTCCGCCACCCCTTCCGATTGCAGGCGGAGGGCCAGGTGGTTGGCCAGCTGGGCGACACTGGAACAACCGGAACAGGAATAGACCAGGGGCTTTTCGTTAGTGAAACGACTCATTCAGGCCTCGCTCGGCAGAGGGACTTCGCCCGCAGGCTGCCTCATTTAGGGCCCGATGTGCGTTGATGCGCGGCAACATTAAGATGCATTCTATTTGTTCTTTATCCACCTTGGCCCTAAAGTGCCTTAGCCATGTCCCAGACTCACAGCACGCCCCAGACCCGCCGTCGCCGGTATCACAAGGCCGACACCTTCTTCTTCCCTGCCGCGGTCCTCTTTGCCCTGATCGCGGTCCCGCTCTCCGTCCAGGGAATCTACCACCATCAGCCCCTGGCACCCGGTCTGGCCACACCGCTGGATCACGGCCAGGAACTGCTGTTCGGTTATGGCCTCGCGCTGGTCACCGGTTTCATGGCAACCCGCGTCACCTTACCCACCCTGCTCACCCTGGCCACGCTCTGGCTCGCCGCACGGGTCAGTGGCGCGGTAATGCCCCACGGGGCGCTGCCCGCGCTGCTCAACGGACTATTCGTCTTTCTGCTGGCCACGCAGATCCTGCCGCCGCTGCTTCGCAGTGCGAAAAAGTGGCGCAACCAGGCCTTTGGCTGGCTGCTGCTGGCCCTCTGCGGGGTGGCTGCCCTCTACCACCTGGCCCGGGGCCTGGATCACTACGGCGTCAGCTGGCTGTTGCTCCGCGAATCGGTGCTGTTGTTTGCCCTGCTGATGCTCTTTGTCGGGGGGCGGATAATCGCCCCGGCCGTAGCGGGCGCGATCGAGCGCCAGGGCGGGCGGCTGGAAGCCCGGGTGCAACCCCGCCTGGAGGCGGCCCTGCTCCTGCTCATGGCGCTGGCCATCGTGTGTGCGGCCATACCCGGCCTTGGCCTGCCGGCTGGCCTGGCCCTGTTGGCCACGGCAGGCGTGGCCGCGGCGCGCCTGTTCCGCTGGCAGCTCTGGCGCTGCATCCACCGCCCAGACCTGGTCGCGCTCGGGGTCGGTTACGGCTGGCTGGTGGCGGGCACCCTGCTGCTCGGTGCGGTTCAGTTCGGATGGCTCGCGCCGGGCACCGCCACCCACGCCATCACAGTCGGTGCGCTAGGGGCTCTGAGTACCGCGGTCATCACCCGGACCTGGGGCCATCGCCACCGCTGCTTGCCCGGGTTCTATCGCTGGCTGCTGCTCGTGACCGCGTTGGTCAGCCTGAGTGCGCTGCTGCGGATCCTCTGGGCCGATACCCTGATCGGACTCTGGTCGGCAGCAGCACTATGGACTGGCGCAATGGTATTCCAGTTAGCGCTACTGCTCTGGGTCGTCATGCCGCGGGGGCAACACTGACTCAGCGAACCGCTGCAGGGTCGGGGTCCAGCATTCTTGGGAGCGGGCAACGAACCAGGTATCCACCGCGCCGATTTCCTCCGGCAGCAGACAGGCATGAATGCCAAAACGATCGGCGTGGGCCTCGACCACGGCCTGCGGGAGCAGGGCATAACCCATCCCGGCGGCCACGCACCCCAAAATGGCATCCAAGGTGCCAAAGTCGAAAATTCTGGCTGAGGATATCCCGTGGCTCGCGAGCAGGAGCTCAACGCGCTGCCGGTAGCTGCAGCCCTGGCGGAAGGCCAAAAAGGTCGAACCTTGCAATTGTTCTGAGGAGGGCAACGTACTGAGGGGGTGCCCGGCTACCAGCGCTAGCCGCTCATTGAATGCAACGGCCTGGTAAAGCCGCGGATCTTCCACCCGGCCTGCGACAAACGCGCAGTCCAGGCGTCCCGCAGCCATCGCCTCGACCAGGTCAGCAGTGGGCCCGGTCCGAACCCGCAGGTCGACGTCTGGGTATTGGGCATGGAACGCGGCCAGCGGGGCCGGCAGGCGCAAGGCCATTGTGGTCTCCATGGCCCCGAGGTGAAGCGCACCGCTGGGCGAGCACTGCCCTTGGAAGGCTGCAATCGCTTCATCATGCGCACCCACAATACGCTCAGCGTGTGCCACCAAACTCCGGCCCGCGGGGGTCAGGCGGACCCTGGCCTGGCGGTCCAGAAGGCGAGCATCGAGTTCTTGCTCTAAGCGCTTGATATGCGCTGTGACATTAGACTGCACGGTGTGCATCCGCTCCGCCGCCGCAACAAAACTGCCACTCTCCACCACCGCCAAAAACAGACGTAACGACTTGATTTGCATCAACGCCCCGCGAGATTCATAAAAAGCGATAATTGCAATCGCAATTTATCGTTTTTAAGCATTCTCTACCAGCCGTACCCTGCGCTCTGTCCATGACGTGGTAGGGAGCACTTGATTGCGAATGTTCCAGAAAGACCTACCGGCACTGGCTGTCGGCTTTGCGGCGACATTGATCGGCGTCGGTTTGGCACGCTTCGCCTACACCCCACTAGTACCCGCTGTCATAGAGGCCGAGTGGTTTCCGCCGGCTCAAGCGGCTTACCTGGGTGCAGCCAATTTGCTGGGGTACTTGCTTGGCGCAATCACCGCGAATCACCTGGCATCCCGGGCCGGTGCACATAAGGTCATTTGGATGGCTGCCATGGTGGCTATTCTCAGCTTTCTGTGTAGCGCCCAGTCCGCGCCCTTCGCCTGGTTCTTTGGCTGGCGCCTGGCTGCCGGCATTGCTGGAGGCGTGCTCATGGTGGTGGGGCCATCGCTTGCGCTCTCGGTCACACCCGTTGAACGGCGTCCCCGGGTGGCGGGCTTGATCTTCACGGGGATAGGCGTTGGGGCCCTGCTATCCGCGACCCTGATCCCCTGGCTCTTGCAGGTCAGCCTGGCGTGGACGTGGCTGCATCTCGGCGCCCTTTGCCTGATCGCAGGGCTCGCAAGCCAATGGGGTCTTCGCCATATGGAGCGACCACCCCTTGCTCAAGAAACCGGTTCTCCCACTGGGCCCAAAACCGGCTTACCGATGGCGGTCATTGTGCTGGTCATCGCCGCGTACAGCATGGATGCGATCGGATTCGTGCCCCATACCGTCTTCTGGGTTGATTTCATTGCCCGGGAGGCAGCGCTGGGCCAGACCCTGGCGGCACAGCAATGGGCTCTGTTCGGATTGGGGGCGATTCTCGGTCCGCTTGTCGCTGGCCTTGCCGCCCAATGGCTGGGTTGGGCTACCTCTCTGCTACTCGCTCTTCTCACCAAGGGGGTCGCTGTCGCACTCCCACTGTTATCGGTCAGCCCATTCAGCTTGGCTATCTCATCATTCGTCGTCGGCGCACTTGTGCCCGGAATTGTTACGCTAACCTCCGGTCGCCTCTCTGAACTCGTGGGACCTCAAGCGCATCGACGATACTGGGGCATCGCGACTACAAGCTTCGCCGCGGCGCAGGCGGCAGCTGGCTTGGGCATGTCGGCCTATTACGATGCACAGGGGCATTATATGCCGCTGTTCCTTCTGGGAAGCCTCGTATTGATGGCCGCCACCCTGCTCGTCCTCACCAGCAAGGTCGCTTTTCCGATCTACACCATCACACCTGAAACCGCCCGGAGGCAATAACCATGCAGCTTTTCCTGAACGCGACCTCACCTTACGCCCGCGTGGCCCGCATCGCAGCCCTGGAGAAGGGCCTGGCGGACCGGGTCGAACTGATCTGGTGCGACCCATGGAGTGACGATGAGGCGCTGCTTGCGGTGAACCCGGTGGGTCGGGTGCCGGCACTGACCACCGATGACGGCACGGCGTTGGTCGAATCGCCGTTGATTGCCATGCACCTGGATGCCGTTGGCCAAGGCCCCGACCTGGTGCCGGGGGCGCAACAATCGGAGGTACTGCACCGGGCCGGTCTGGGCCAAGGCCTGATGGAGGCGGCGTTCAATTCCGTGATTGGGCGCAAACACCAGGGCGCGGCGGCCGATGACTCCGTTCTGGGTCAACGCCGGGCGCGGGCGATAGCACGGACATTGGCGGCACTGGACAATGAGGTAATTGAGGGCGGGGACAATCCGGACAACAGGGGCACCGTGACCCTGGGCGATATCGCCGTGGCCGTGGCCCTGGACTACCTGCTCTTCCGCATGCCGGAAATCGACTGGCAGCCCCGTCACCCGGCCCTCGCGGACTGGCATGAGGCCGTTATTGCCCGGGAAAGCTTCCGTACCACTCGCTTTCAGTAACGCGCCTTAAAACAAAAACCACCCGGAGACAAAAAGCCCCACCCGGCTTTCACCAGGTGGGGCACATAGCCTTCCGGCTCTCCTGACCGCGCCCTCCGCTAGCACGGACGGGGCTTCCCTGCTGCGCTTCTTGGTGCATCCTGCTGAAGTTATTGGCCGTTGCCTCCGTGCAACGGTAGACATCCTTGTCTGAGGACGTAAGCTACTCCCATCGCCGGCCCGTTGAATTGACTTAGGTCAAGCGAAGCCTACCCTTGAGACATTCCAAAAACGTGATTTGTGATCTGCATCGATCAGCCCCCACCCGAAAAGAGGGGGACAACCGCAATAGTACTCACCACCACCAGGACCGGTAACGCAAACAGGGTCACCCACGCCCCGGCATAGACCATGTCCGTGACCCGCAACCGCTCGCTACCGAAGATAATGGCGTTCGGTGGCGTCGCCACCGGAAGCATGAAGGCGCAGGAGGCGGCCAGGGCCACCGGCACGGCCAGCAGGAGCGGGTCCACCTCCAGCATCAGGGCCAACGATACCATCAGGGGCAGCAACGTGGCGGCCGTCGCCGTGTTGCTGGTGACATGGCTCAGCAGCAGCGTCAGGGTCGCGATCACCGCGATCAGCGACCAGATCGGCCAGCCCGCCAGATCCACCAACGTCAGGGCGATCGCGTGGGACAGCCCGCTGTCCTCGATGGCCACCCCGAGGCTGAGCCCACCCCCGACCAGGATCAACACCCCCCAGGGCAACT from Alkalispirillum mobile includes the following:
- a CDS encoding DUF2237 family protein — encoded protein: MSSDAVNVLGTPLQSCCRDPMTGYFRDGYCHTDATDAGLHVVCALVTDDFLAFSARRGNDLQTPRPEFGFPGLQAGDRWCLCAARWSEACHAGCAPPVILEATHESALQVASLKDLKAHAVGPVSL
- a CDS encoding putative zinc-binding protein; the encoded protein is MSRFTNEKPLVYSCSGCSSVAQLANHLALRLQSEGVAEMSCIAGVGGDVPSLVKKAKSGRPILALDGCQLQCVRHSLARHGIQPTWHELLTDHGVRKQYRKPWSEAAADKIFPQLVGQLQSDAKGGAGSPVAHGHDR
- a CDS encoding NnrS family protein, which gives rise to MSQTHSTPQTRRRRYHKADTFFFPAAVLFALIAVPLSVQGIYHHQPLAPGLATPLDHGQELLFGYGLALVTGFMATRVTLPTLLTLATLWLAARVSGAVMPHGALPALLNGLFVFLLATQILPPLLRSAKKWRNQAFGWLLLALCGVAALYHLARGLDHYGVSWLLLRESVLLFALLMLFVGGRIIAPAVAGAIERQGGRLEARVQPRLEAALLLLMALAIVCAAIPGLGLPAGLALLATAGVAAARLFRWQLWRCIHRPDLVALGVGYGWLVAGTLLLGAVQFGWLAPGTATHAITVGALGALSTAVITRTWGHRHRCLPGFYRWLLLVTALVSLSALLRILWADTLIGLWSAAALWTGAMVFQLALLLWVVMPRGQH
- a CDS encoding LysR family transcriptional regulator, giving the protein MQIKSLRLFLAVVESGSFVAAAERMHTVQSNVTAHIKRLEQELDARLLDRQARVRLTPAGRSLVAHAERIVGAHDEAIAAFQGQCSPSGALHLGAMETTMALRLPAPLAAFHAQYPDVDLRVRTGPTADLVEAMAAGRLDCAFVAGRVEDPRLYQAVAFNERLALVAGHPLSTLPSSEQLQGSTFLAFRQGCSYRQRVELLLASHGISSARIFDFGTLDAILGCVAAGMGYALLPQAVVEAHADRFGIHACLLPEEIGAVDTWFVARSQECWTPTLQRFAESVLPPRHDDPEQ
- a CDS encoding YbfB/YjiJ family MFS transporter codes for the protein MFQKDLPALAVGFAATLIGVGLARFAYTPLVPAVIEAEWFPPAQAAYLGAANLLGYLLGAITANHLASRAGAHKVIWMAAMVAILSFLCSAQSAPFAWFFGWRLAAGIAGGVLMVVGPSLALSVTPVERRPRVAGLIFTGIGVGALLSATLIPWLLQVSLAWTWLHLGALCLIAGLASQWGLRHMERPPLAQETGSPTGPKTGLPMAVIVLVIAAYSMDAIGFVPHTVFWVDFIAREAALGQTLAAQQWALFGLGAILGPLVAGLAAQWLGWATSLLLALLTKGVAVALPLLSVSPFSLAISSFVVGALVPGIVTLTSGRLSELVGPQAHRRYWGIATTSFAAAQAAAGLGMSAYYDAQGHYMPLFLLGSLVLMAATLLVLTSKVAFPIYTITPETARRQ
- a CDS encoding glutathione S-transferase N-terminal domain-containing protein gives rise to the protein MQLFLNATSPYARVARIAALEKGLADRVELIWCDPWSDDEALLAVNPVGRVPALTTDDGTALVESPLIAMHLDAVGQGPDLVPGAQQSEVLHRAGLGQGLMEAAFNSVIGRKHQGAAADDSVLGQRRARAIARTLAALDNEVIEGGDNPDNRGTVTLGDIAVAVALDYLLFRMPEIDWQPRHPALADWHEAVIARESFRTTRFQ